A genomic stretch from Oreochromis aureus strain Israel breed Guangdong linkage group 17, ZZ_aureus, whole genome shotgun sequence includes:
- the tm7sf3 gene encoding transmembrane 7 superfamily member 3, with protein sequence MSRWIWFPLLLLLLLQLVYEVEAQVENRVIFLPGRFQNVSISQNETVQAVVSTIPSEVAFITLQFHTQHRNATMSYTRMPGLGLSLTAVDSGLVSALRRAQTSLTLFLSSPDGNTVAGTGVILSYSSTDPVPGACNMEFNLNIDPNIYIHYNLYETTIRFAPANLGYERDGAPPACDQSTGTDTRWRLQYDIYQYFLPENDLSEHSLFTGFQAVADKQGMMENGKRVMTLKSTDVSSMVFNSIPGQGIIYSVIVRDPLLNTSASYVPAHTYACSFNSTLDSCQTLGKISTKIFFTITGLAGLFVCFFGHRFFKCELFCMGFSFAAFFFFILITRTTELDYDIRLALSAMLGVVGGIILVMIWWRFGSVVAVVVIVVGLMLGFLLASVVLFTPLGDIDVFRKSDAVFWVTFCCVTLIVPLFFVRWPREGNITTCGIVGAYAVVLAVNAYIYTSLSYITLNILKRLLNNTFSAVFTDVPFQTIDYVMITVWVVLSVCGIVLQLYRERSRPFFPPSPYIMWQQERERRKTNILDPSHHFPSLPSRLLARVRQLTKRTEPAGEHTPLLL encoded by the exons ATGTCTCGGTGGATTTGGTTCCCgctgctcctgctcctgcttcttCAGTTGGTGTATGAAGTTGAAGCGCAGGTAGAAA ACCGGGTGATTTTCCTGCCGGGGAGGTTCCAGAACGTGAGCATCTCGCAGAATGAGACAGTGCAGGCGGTGGTGTCCACGATCCCTTCAGAGGTCGCTTTCATCACTCTGCAGTTCCACACGCAGCATCGAAACGCAACAATGTCCTACACAAGG ATGCCGGGCCTGGGCCTCTCCCTGACTGCGGTGGACTCGGGGCTCGTGTCGGCTCTCCGGCGGGCCCAAACGTCCCTCACCTTGTTCCTGTCCTCTCCTGATGGCAATACCGTGGCAGGGACCGGGGTCATCCTCTCCTACTCCAGCACTG ATCCAGTTCCAGGAGCGTGCAATATGGAGTTTAACCTGAACATTGACCCAAACATCTACATCCACTACAATCTCTATGAGACCACGATCCGGTTTGCACCTGCCAACCTGGGATATGAGAG agatggaGCTCCTCCAGCCTGCGACCAATCCACAGGAACCGACACACGCTGGCGGCTGCAGTACGACATCTACCAGTACTTCCTGCCTGAGAACGACCTGTCAGAGCACAGCCTGTTCACCGGCTTTCAGGCCGTGGCCGACAAGCAGGGCATGATGGAGAACGGCAAACGG GTCATGACGCTGAAATCGACAGACGTGAGCTCGATGGTTTTCAACTCCATCCCCGGTCAGGGCATAATCTACTCTGTGATCGTCAGAGACCCGCTGTTGAACACCTCGGCCTCTTACGTGCCCGCCCACACCTACGCCTGCAGCTTTAATTCCACTCTGGACAGCTGTCAAACTCTCG GGAAGATATCTACAAAAATCTTCTTCACCATCACTGGCTTGGCAGGGCTGTTTGTCTGCTTCTTTGGGCATCGATTCTTTAAATGTG AGCTGTTTTGCATGGGATTCAGCTTTGCagcctttttcttcttcatcctcATCACAAGGACCACAGAGCTGGACTATGACA TCCGTCTGGCCCTGTCAGCCATGCTCGGCGTGGTGGGCGGGATCATCCTGGTCATGATATGGTGGCGTTTCGGTTCAGTCGTGGCCGTGGTCGTGATTGTGGTCGGCCTGATGCTCGGTTTCCTCCTTGCCTCCGTTGTCCTCTTCACTCCATTAG GAGACATCGATGTGTTCAGGAAATCCGATGCTGTGTTCTGGGTGACGTTCTGCTGCGTCACGCTCATCGTTCCACTCTTTTTCGTGCGTTGGCCCAGAGAG ggaaACATCACCACATGTGGGATCGTTGGCGCTTACGCTGTGGTTCTGGCTGTCAACGCCTACATTTACACAAGCCTCTCTTACATCACTCTGAATATCCTCAAACGCTTGCTCAACAACACCTTCAGCGCAGTGTTCACTGACGTGCCGTTTCAAACCATCG ATTACGTCATGATCACAGTGTGGGTGGTGCTCAGCGTGTGCGGCATCGTCCTGCAACTCTACCGCGAGCGCTCCCGGCCGTTCTTCCCGCCCAGCCCGTATATCATGTGGCAACAAGAACGCGAGCGGCGCAAAACTAACATCCTGGACCCGAGCCACCACTTCCCCTCTCTGCCCAGCCGCCTCCTGGCCCGAGTGCGGCAGCTCACCAAGCGCACGGAACCGGCGGGAGAGCACACACCACTGCTCCTGTAA
- the fgfr1op2 gene encoding FGFR1 oncogene partner 2 homolog isoform X1, translated as MSCTVASPGMNCTLEKVLADAKSLVERLRNHDNAAEMLIEQTTHLNKRVEAMKQYQEEIDALNEVARHRPRSSLVLGIQQENRQIRELQQENKELRTSLEEHQSALELIMTKYREQVFRLLMASKRDDPAIVTQLKEQHTTEMQAHIDKINEMASVMRKAIEVDEERICEDEERIKQLELENNGLRELLGISREAFLVLKRDDQSDSTSLSPLLTSADVSLRKS; from the exons ATGTCTTGTACTGTGGCTTCCCCAG GCATGAACTGTACATTAGAGAAGGTCCTGGCAGATGCCAAATCATTAGTGGAAAGGCTTCGCAACCATGACAACGCTGCTGAGATGTTAATCGAACAGACGACACATCTCAACAAGCGAGTAGAGGCCATGAAACAG TACCAGGAGGAGATAGACGCCCTGAACGAGGTTGCACGGCATCGGCCTCGTTCCAGTCTAGTCCTGGGAATCCAGCAGGAAAACCGTCAAATTAGGGAGCTCCAGCAGGAAAACAAAG AGCTGCGTACATCATTGGAAGAACATCAGTCTGCCTTAGAGCTCATCATGACCAAATACAGGGAGCAGGTGTTCAGACTTCTCATGGCCAGTAAGAGGGACGACCCCGCCATCGTTACCCAGCTGAAGGAGCAGCACACTACG GAAATGCAAGCACACATAGACAAGATCAACGAAATGGCCTCCGTGATGAGGAAAGCCATAGAGGTGGATGAGGAGCGAATATGTGAAGATGAGGAGAGGATTAAACAGCTAGAG CTGGAGAACAATGGACTCCGAGAGCTGCTGGGAATCAGTCGGGAAGCTTTTCTGGTTCTGAAGAGAGACGATCAATCAGACAGCACGTCGCTGTCGCCACTGCTCACTAGTGCCGACGTGAGCTTACGAAAAAGTTAA
- the fgfr1op2 gene encoding FGFR1 oncogene partner 2 homolog isoform X2 has protein sequence MNCTLEKVLADAKSLVERLRNHDNAAEMLIEQTTHLNKRVEAMKQYQEEIDALNEVARHRPRSSLVLGIQQENRQIRELQQENKELRTSLEEHQSALELIMTKYREQVFRLLMASKRDDPAIVTQLKEQHTTEMQAHIDKINEMASVMRKAIEVDEERICEDEERIKQLELENNGLRELLGISREAFLVLKRDDQSDSTSLSPLLTSADVSLRKS, from the exons ATGAACTGTACATTAGAGAAGGTCCTGGCAGATGCCAAATCATTAGTGGAAAGGCTTCGCAACCATGACAACGCTGCTGAGATGTTAATCGAACAGACGACACATCTCAACAAGCGAGTAGAGGCCATGAAACAG TACCAGGAGGAGATAGACGCCCTGAACGAGGTTGCACGGCATCGGCCTCGTTCCAGTCTAGTCCTGGGAATCCAGCAGGAAAACCGTCAAATTAGGGAGCTCCAGCAGGAAAACAAAG AGCTGCGTACATCATTGGAAGAACATCAGTCTGCCTTAGAGCTCATCATGACCAAATACAGGGAGCAGGTGTTCAGACTTCTCATGGCCAGTAAGAGGGACGACCCCGCCATCGTTACCCAGCTGAAGGAGCAGCACACTACG GAAATGCAAGCACACATAGACAAGATCAACGAAATGGCCTCCGTGATGAGGAAAGCCATAGAGGTGGATGAGGAGCGAATATGTGAAGATGAGGAGAGGATTAAACAGCTAGAG CTGGAGAACAATGGACTCCGAGAGCTGCTGGGAATCAGTCGGGAAGCTTTTCTGGTTCTGAAGAGAGACGATCAATCAGACAGCACGTCGCTGTCGCCACTGCTCACTAGTGCCGACGTGAGCTTACGAAAAAGTTAA